A genomic window from Oceanobacillus timonensis includes:
- the prfB gene encoding peptide chain release factor 2 (programmed frameshift), translating to MELSDIKQELEKITSRVEAFRGSLDLDQKKARIAELESLMANPSFWDDQNQAQSVIQESNGLKSYVDKFEDITETLDNLEVSYELVKEENDQELFDDLQTEIKSFKEQVDQFELQLLLNEPYDANNAILELHPGAGGTESQDWASMLLRMYQRWAEGHSFSVETIDYLPGDEAGVKSVTLLIKGHNVYGYLKAEKGVHRLVRISPFDSSGRRHTSFVSCDVTPEMNDDVDIDIKTEDLKIDTYRASGAGGQHVNTTDSAVRITHLPTHIIVTCQNERSQIKNREQALKMLKSKLYQLEIEKQQQELADIRGEQMEIGWGSQIRSYVFHPYSMVKDHRTDVETGNTQAVMDGKLDMFINAYLRSQMN from the exons ATGGAATTAAGCGACATTAAGCAAGAGCTAGAAAAAATAACTTCACGAGTTGAAGCGTTCAGGGGGTCTCTT GACCTCGATCAGAAGAAAGCACGAATTGCTGAATTAGAATCACTCATGGCTAATCCAAGTTTTTGGGATGATCAGAATCAAGCACAATCGGTCATTCAAGAATCAAATGGTTTAAAAAGCTATGTTGATAAATTTGAGGATATCACAGAGACATTAGATAACCTGGAAGTCTCCTATGAACTTGTTAAAGAGGAAAATGATCAAGAGTTATTTGATGACTTGCAAACGGAAATAAAAAGTTTTAAAGAACAGGTAGATCAATTTGAATTACAGCTCTTATTAAATGAACCTTATGATGCAAATAATGCTATATTAGAGTTGCATCCAGGAGCCGGCGGTACAGAATCGCAGGATTGGGCAAGTATGTTATTGCGGATGTATCAACGCTGGGCAGAGGGCCATTCTTTTTCAGTAGAAACAATTGACTACCTTCCTGGTGATGAAGCCGGTGTGAAAAGTGTTACATTGTTAATCAAAGGGCATAATGTTTATGGCTATTTGAAAGCAGAAAAAGGAGTTCACCGTCTGGTCCGAATCTCTCCTTTTGATTCATCCGGAAGACGGCATACATCCTTTGTATCCTGCGATGTGACACCGGAAATGAACGACGATGTCGATATTGATATTAAGACGGAAGATTTAAAAATAGATACCTATCGTGCCAGCGGTGCTGGCGGACAGCATGTCAATACGACAGACTCTGCAGTGCGGATTACGCATCTTCCAACGCATATCATTGTGACATGTCAAAATGAACGTTCACAGATTAAAAACCGTGAACAGGCGTTAAAAATGTTAAAATCAAAACTTTACCAGCTGGAAATCGAGAAACAGCAGCAAGAATTGGCTGATATTCGTGGAGAACAAATGGAAATTGGCTGGGGCAGCCAAATCCGTTCGTATGTTTTTCATCCGTATTCGATGGTGAAAGATCACAGGACAGATGTGGAAACAGGAAATACCCAGGCTGTGATGGATGGCAAACTAGATATGTTTATTAATGCGTATCTTCGTTCACAAATGAATTAA
- a CDS encoding S41 family peptidase produces the protein MKLNQTKIILILIGALLIGVLGGYGGVKLAQNQGDNSALEMSDSDNGTLSNSGDESGEELPADLNKISQTFELIQSNYIEDVDDNELVEGAIEGMLSTLDDPHTSYLDSEMMQQFNEQIESSFEGIGAEVSEVEGYITIMSPMKESPAEKAGLRPNDQVLSVDGESLEGLNVNEAVAKIRGEKGTDVVLEIQRSGTSDPFEVTIERDTIPVETVYSEVNSEGGNDTGVIQITNFSEHTGEEFEEQLTDLENQGIDGLVIDVRGNPGGLLDVAEEILQQFVPSDMPYLQIEDADGNAEEYVSDLDEKKDYPISVLIDEGSASASEIVAVAMQELDYDIVGETSFGKGTVQQAVPLGDDSSIKMTTFRWLSPNGNSIDGEGVEPTIEQKQDDYYYSTPIQVTDDEALTFDHTSEAIANMQEMLSGLEYDTGRTDGYFSEETESAVEAFQEDNDLEVTGEVDEETGGLIETQVVEKIRDGEDDRQLERSLEELYQ, from the coding sequence ATGAAGCTTAATCAAACTAAAATCATACTGATATTAATTGGTGCATTACTTATCGGTGTGTTAGGAGGTTATGGTGGAGTTAAACTAGCCCAGAACCAGGGCGACAACTCTGCTTTAGAAATGTCTGATTCAGACAATGGCACATTGAGTAATAGCGGTGATGAATCAGGTGAGGAATTGCCGGCAGATTTGAATAAAATTTCACAAACCTTTGAATTGATTCAATCGAATTATATAGAAGATGTTGACGATAATGAACTGGTGGAAGGTGCAATTGAAGGCATGCTTTCTACACTGGACGATCCACATACTTCTTACTTAGATAGTGAAATGATGCAACAATTTAATGAGCAGATTGAGTCATCTTTTGAAGGCATCGGGGCAGAAGTCAGTGAGGTGGAAGGATATATTACCATTATGTCTCCAATGAAAGAATCCCCGGCTGAAAAAGCAGGACTGCGTCCAAATGACCAAGTGTTAAGTGTGGACGGAGAAAGCCTGGAAGGGTTAAATGTGAACGAGGCTGTTGCAAAAATACGCGGCGAAAAAGGAACCGATGTTGTTTTAGAAATACAGCGTTCAGGTACTTCTGATCCATTTGAAGTAACGATTGAACGCGATACTATTCCGGTTGAAACGGTATATAGTGAAGTGAATTCAGAAGGCGGAAATGACACCGGGGTTATTCAAATCACAAACTTCTCAGAACATACAGGAGAAGAATTTGAAGAACAGCTGACGGATTTAGAAAATCAAGGTATTGATGGACTGGTTATTGATGTTCGCGGAAATCCTGGTGGGTTGCTGGATGTTGCTGAAGAAATCCTGCAGCAATTTGTTCCAAGTGATATGCCTTACCTGCAAATAGAGGATGCAGATGGCAATGCAGAAGAGTATGTATCTGATTTAGATGAGAAAAAGGATTACCCTATCAGCGTACTGATTGATGAAGGTAGTGCCTCTGCTTCTGAAATTGTCGCTGTGGCTATGCAAGAGCTTGATTATGACATTGTCGGCGAAACCAGCTTTGGAAAGGGCACTGTACAACAGGCTGTTCCATTGGGGGATGACAGCTCCATTAAAATGACAACATTTAGATGGTTATCACCTAATGGTAACTCGATTGACGGGGAAGGTGTAGAGCCGACCATCGAACAAAAACAGGACGATTACTATTATTCAACTCCTATTCAAGTAACAGATGACGAGGCGCTCACTTTTGACCATACCAGCGAGGCAATCGCGAATATGCAAGAGATGTTATCTGGACTGGAATACGATACGGGAAGAACGGACGGTTACTTTAGTGAAGAAACAGAAAGTGCTGTAGAAGCGTTCCAGGAAGATAATGATCTGGAAGTAACTGGAGAAGTAGATGAAGAAACAGGCGGTTTAATTGAAACACAAGTAGTTGAAAAAATTCGTGATGGGGAAGACGACAGACAGTTGGAACGTTCTTTAGAGGAACTTTATCAATAA
- a CDS encoding murein hydrolase activator EnvC family protein, whose amino-acid sequence MRSMRAFTVSSLITLLAITAPIHSVSAESVKDVEDEINDLEKEKSDLESKKEKAKKKQENSEEKLESNQKEQDDVESEISSIDEELSQTQSDLSEKETEIEETNQEIDSLTNEIEELSDRIEELEEDIVDLEERIEERDELIKDRLRSIQQNGGEIQYLEVIFGAQNFSEFVSRSTAVNKVMDSDRSILEEQANDKAQLEDDQDELEASKVTVEDNKVAVEENKAALEDQQDELLALQDQLDDQISDKETLLADLEIEYDDMEEEKLSAEEEQALMDAQAETKQVALESAESKKEEIEQEEAEEAARAEAEAKAEEEREEEAARQAEQEEAEQQESEQQEQEKEETEESNEPEEDTSEEDESSESNDTSKDDSSENSDSSSEEKSEDVQVASSASGEVKSQSAAPSSSSDFIRPTSGPQTSPFDPNRVHPIHGDVRPHNGMDFGQTGEGDKVIRSAADGVVAFAGTMSGYGNTVMVTHDINGEEYTTLYAHLSSFKVSNGETVSQGDQIAVMGNTGGSTGVHLHFEVHPGGYKNPVNPAGYIN is encoded by the coding sequence ATGAGAAGCATGAGAGCATTCACAGTATCTAGTTTGATTACTTTGCTCGCAATAACAGCACCAATACATTCTGTTTCGGCAGAGTCTGTAAAAGATGTGGAAGATGAAATTAATGATTTGGAAAAAGAAAAATCTGATTTAGAATCCAAAAAAGAGAAAGCAAAGAAAAAGCAAGAGAATTCCGAGGAAAAGCTGGAATCAAACCAAAAAGAACAGGATGACGTAGAAAGCGAAATTTCATCCATCGATGAAGAATTGAGCCAGACACAATCCGATCTCTCGGAAAAAGAAACGGAAATAGAAGAAACAAATCAGGAAATTGATAGTTTGACAAATGAAATAGAAGAATTATCTGATCGAATAGAAGAATTAGAAGAAGACATTGTTGATTTAGAAGAGCGGATTGAGGAAAGAGATGAACTCATTAAAGACCGCCTTCGCAGCATTCAGCAAAATGGTGGAGAAATTCAATACTTAGAAGTTATTTTTGGGGCACAAAATTTCAGTGAATTTGTTTCCAGAAGTACAGCGGTTAATAAAGTAATGGATTCAGACAGATCTATTTTAGAAGAGCAAGCGAATGATAAAGCGCAACTGGAAGATGACCAGGATGAACTGGAAGCGAGCAAAGTAACGGTGGAAGATAATAAAGTTGCTGTAGAAGAAAATAAAGCAGCACTGGAAGATCAACAAGATGAGTTGCTCGCATTACAAGATCAGCTGGATGATCAAATTTCTGATAAGGAAACTCTATTGGCTGATCTGGAAATTGAATATGATGATATGGAAGAAGAGAAATTATCAGCTGAAGAAGAACAAGCGTTAATGGATGCACAAGCAGAAACGAAACAGGTTGCATTGGAATCGGCTGAAAGTAAGAAAGAAGAAATAGAACAGGAAGAAGCTGAAGAGGCAGCACGCGCAGAGGCTGAAGCGAAAGCAGAGGAAGAGCGGGAAGAAGAAGCAGCCCGTCAGGCAGAACAAGAAGAAGCAGAGCAGCAAGAATCAGAACAACAAGAACAGGAAAAAGAAGAAACAGAAGAGAGTAACGAGCCGGAAGAGGATACTTCAGAAGAAGACGAATCATCCGAAAGCAATGACACTTCAAAAGATGATTCATCCGAAAACAGTGACTCTTCAAGTGAAGAAAAAAGTGAAGATGTACAAGTAGCAAGCAGTGCATCAGGAGAAGTGAAATCACAAAGTGCTGCTCCAAGCAGCAGTTCTGATTTTATTCGTCCGACATCCGGTCCGCAAACATCACCTTTTGATCCAAACCGGGTGCATCCGATTCATGGCGATGTCCGACCACATAATGGAATGGATTTTGGACAAACTGGAGAAGGGGATAAAGTGATTCGCTCTGCAGCAGACGGGGTGGTTGCTTTCGCTGGAACAATGAGTGGTTATGGCAATACCGTCATGGTTACGCATGATATAAATGGAGAAGAATATACAACGTTATACGCACACTTAAGCAGTTTTAAGGTTTCTAACGGGGAGACGGTAAGCCAAGGTGATCAAATTGCAGTTATGGGGAATACAGGAGGCTCTACGGGGGTCCATCTCCACTTTGAAGTACACCCGGGCGGTTATAAGAACCCGGTTAACCCGGCAGGTTACATTAATTAA
- the uvrB gene encoding excinuclease ABC subunit UvrB — protein sequence MNDHFELVSAYEPAGDQPAAINDIVEKVLAGQRHQTLLGATGTGKTFTMSNVVKEINRPTLVIAHNKTLAGQLYSEFKEFFPNNAVEYFVSYYDYYQPEAYVPSTDTFIEKDASINDEIDKLRHSATSALFERNDVLIVSSVSCIYGLGNPEEYKSQVLSLRLGMEKERDQLLRELVDIQYARNDINFQRGTFRVRGDSVEIIPASHEEHCIRVEFFGDEIDRIREVDALTGEIIGDREHVAIFPASHFVTREEKMKIAIKNIEKELEERLKELNDAGKLLEAQRLEQRTNYDLEMMREMGFCSGIENYSRPLTLREPGATPYTLLDFFPDDFLVIIDESHVTLPQIRGMYNGDQARKQVLVDHGFRLPSAMDNRPLRFEEFEGKTNQLVYVSATPGPYELEHSPEMTEQIIRPTGLLDPEIEVRPIEGQIDDLIGEINKRAERNERVLITTLTKKMSEDLTDYLKEIGIKVAYLHSEIKTLERIEVIRDLRVGKYDVLVGINLLREGLDIPEVSLVSILDADKEGFLRSERSLIQTMGRAARNEQGRVIMYADKITDSMQKAMDETERRRAVQQEYNEKHGITPQTIRKEVRDVIQATVAAEASETYESEAEQVKKMTKKDRQQVIENMDKEMKQAAKNLDFEKAAELRDVLLELKAEG from the coding sequence ATGAATGATCATTTTGAATTAGTTTCTGCTTATGAACCGGCGGGTGATCAACCGGCTGCAATTAATGATATTGTCGAAAAAGTACTTGCCGGCCAGCGTCACCAGACATTGCTCGGTGCTACCGGAACGGGGAAAACATTTACCATGTCCAATGTGGTCAAAGAAATTAACCGGCCGACACTTGTGATTGCACATAATAAAACGCTGGCAGGCCAGCTTTATAGTGAGTTTAAAGAATTCTTCCCAAATAATGCGGTAGAATATTTTGTGAGTTATTATGATTACTATCAGCCGGAAGCCTATGTACCATCTACAGATACGTTTATTGAAAAGGATGCAAGTATCAATGATGAAATTGATAAGTTGCGTCACTCGGCTACGTCCGCACTTTTTGAACGAAATGATGTTTTAATTGTATCTAGTGTTTCCTGTATTTACGGTCTGGGAAATCCGGAAGAATATAAGAGCCAGGTGCTTTCCTTAAGACTTGGCATGGAAAAAGAAAGAGACCAGCTGTTGCGGGAGCTGGTAGATATTCAATATGCAAGAAATGATATTAATTTTCAGCGCGGGACATTCCGGGTACGCGGAGATTCCGTAGAAATCATTCCTGCATCGCATGAAGAACACTGTATTCGGGTAGAATTTTTTGGAGATGAGATTGACCGGATTCGCGAAGTAGATGCTTTAACCGGCGAAATTATCGGTGACCGTGAGCATGTAGCTATTTTTCCGGCATCCCACTTTGTTACCCGTGAAGAAAAGATGAAAATAGCGATTAAAAATATTGAAAAAGAATTGGAAGAACGGCTGAAAGAATTAAATGATGCCGGGAAGCTGCTGGAAGCACAACGTTTAGAGCAGCGTACAAATTATGATTTGGAAATGATGCGGGAGATGGGCTTTTGTTCCGGAATTGAAAACTATTCACGTCCATTAACATTACGTGAGCCGGGAGCAACGCCATATACCTTGCTGGATTTCTTTCCAGATGACTTTTTAGTCATTATTGATGAATCCCATGTGACATTGCCGCAAATCCGCGGAATGTACAATGGAGACCAGGCACGGAAGCAAGTTCTGGTTGATCACGGTTTTCGACTGCCTTCTGCGATGGATAACCGGCCGTTGCGCTTTGAAGAATTTGAAGGGAAGACAAATCAGCTGGTTTATGTTTCCGCAACACCGGGTCCATATGAATTAGAACATTCTCCGGAAATGACAGAGCAAATCATCCGTCCGACAGGTTTACTGGACCCAGAGATAGAGGTTCGTCCGATCGAAGGACAAATTGATGATTTAATTGGAGAAATTAATAAACGGGCTGAACGTAATGAACGTGTATTGATTACGACGTTAACGAAAAAAATGTCAGAGGACTTAACCGATTATTTAAAAGAAATTGGTATCAAAGTTGCTTACCTGCATTCGGAAATTAAAACATTGGAGCGGATTGAAGTAATCCGTGATCTCCGTGTCGGAAAATATGATGTACTTGTCGGAATTAACCTTCTCCGGGAGGGACTGGATATTCCGGAAGTATCACTGGTTTCCATCTTGGATGCGGATAAAGAAGGCTTCTTGCGCTCAGAACGTTCTTTAATCCAGACAATGGGCCGTGCTGCACGTAATGAGCAAGGCAGAGTTATTATGTATGCCGATAAAATAACCGATTCGATGCAAAAAGCGATGGATGAAACAGAACGCCGTCGTGCTGTTCAGCAGGAATATAATGAAAAGCATGGTATTACGCCACAAACGATTCGGAAGGAAGTCCGGGATGTTATTCAGGCAACGGTTGCTGCCGAAGCTTCGGAAACATACGAATCGGAAGCGGAACAAGTGAAGAAGATGACGAAGAAAGACAGACAGCAGGTCATCGAAAATATGGATAAAGAAATGAAACAAGCAGCCAAAAATCTAGACTTCGAGAAAGCAGCGGAATTAAGAGATGTTCTCTTGGAGCTTAAAGCGGAAGGATGA
- a CDS encoding c-type cytochrome: MKKGIAALFLGLLFVLGACGNAGDTSDTEENLEAGEEVYRNNCANCHGNDLSGNGGPELADIGSKYSPEQIEDIVHEGIGSMPPQTQVEGEDLQELSSWLSEQ, from the coding sequence GTGAAAAAAGGAATAGCTGCTTTGTTTTTAGGATTACTTTTTGTTCTTGGTGCCTGTGGTAACGCAGGCGACACCAGTGACACAGAAGAGAATCTGGAAGCCGGTGAAGAAGTATATCGTAATAATTGTGCCAACTGTCACGGCAACGACCTTTCTGGTAATGGCGGTCCGGAATTGGCTGATATTGGTTCGAAATATTCACCGGAACAAATTGAGGATATTGTTCATGAAGGAATTGGCAGTATGCCTCCACAGACACAAGTAGAAGGAGAAGACTTGCAAGAATTGTCTTCCTGGTTATCGGAACAATAA
- the ftsX gene encoding permease-like cell division protein FtsX, whose amino-acid sequence MKYRTLLRHLREGIKNIFRNGWMTFASIAAVTTTLILVAVFLALVLNLNQMAKNIEEDVQISTMIDVTADEDQIVELGEEIEQIDGVAEVQFSSNENELNSLIDSMGDEGQAWVMLEQDNPLSHVYTVEAAVPEDTEVIANQIDELDNVENVLYGQEVVDQLFEFTNYARAIGLVLIVALVFTAIFLISNTIKITIIARSTEIGIQKLVGATNSFIRWPFFVEGALLGILGSLVPVAVIVGGYYYVYNYFPAATSFQFVDLLPFNPFAWQLSGMVLCIGAIIGVWGSVMSVRKFLKV is encoded by the coding sequence ATGAAGTATAGAACATTATTAAGACATTTACGCGAAGGTATAAAAAACATATTCCGGAATGGCTGGATGACCTTTGCTTCGATTGCAGCAGTAACCACAACCTTAATTCTCGTTGCAGTATTTTTAGCGTTAGTCTTGAACTTGAATCAGATGGCGAAGAATATTGAAGAAGATGTGCAAATCAGCACCATGATTGATGTGACTGCTGATGAGGATCAAATTGTCGAACTCGGTGAAGAAATAGAGCAAATAGATGGGGTTGCAGAAGTCCAGTTTTCTTCTAATGAAAATGAATTAAATAGTTTAATTGACAGTATGGGTGATGAGGGACAAGCATGGGTAATGCTTGAACAGGATAACCCGCTGAGCCATGTGTATACGGTCGAAGCTGCTGTTCCTGAAGATACTGAAGTGATTGCAAATCAAATTGATGAATTAGATAACGTAGAAAATGTATTATATGGGCAAGAAGTAGTCGATCAGCTTTTTGAGTTCACTAACTACGCCAGAGCGATAGGGTTAGTGTTAATTGTAGCGCTGGTTTTCACTGCTATATTCTTAATTTCCAATACAATCAAGATTACAATCATTGCAAGAAGTACAGAAATTGGAATCCAAAAGTTAGTAGGGGCAACAAATTCGTTTATTCGTTGGCCATTCTTTGTGGAAGGGGCATTATTAGGAATACTCGGTTCCTTGGTTCCAGTAGCTGTTATTGTAGGTGGTTACTACTATGTATACAACTATTTCCCGGCTGCTACGTCCTTCCAATTTGTAGATCTCCTGCCGTTTAATCCATTTGCTTGGCAATTATCAGGGATGGTCCTTTGTATAGGAGCAATAATCGGTGTTTGGGGAAGCGTGATGAGTGTCCGTAAGTTCTTAAAAGTATAA
- the ftsE gene encoding cell division ATP-binding protein FtsE codes for MITMENVSKTYSNGVTALNDINIHIDRGEFVYLVGPSGAGKSSFIRLIYREAKPTKGKIIINGRDLSQIKERHIPYLRRDIGVVFQDFKLLQKLTIYENVAFALEVIETSPKSIKHRVAEVLQLVGLEDKAKMIPSELSGGEQQRVAIARAIVNNPKVVIADEPTGNLDPDTSWGIMQVLDDINSKGTTVIMATHSKHIVNTIKRRVIAIEDGNVVRDQQRGDYGYEV; via the coding sequence ATGATAACGATGGAGAATGTATCCAAAACGTATAGTAATGGAGTAACAGCCCTGAACGATATTAATATACATATCGACCGCGGCGAATTTGTTTATCTTGTCGGGCCGAGTGGAGCCGGTAAATCATCATTTATCCGTTTGATTTACCGCGAAGCAAAGCCGACAAAAGGGAAAATAATCATTAATGGTCGGGATTTAAGTCAAATAAAAGAAAGACATATTCCGTACTTGCGACGTGATATAGGCGTTGTCTTTCAGGATTTTAAACTTCTGCAAAAACTGACAATCTATGAAAATGTAGCGTTTGCTTTAGAGGTAATTGAAACATCGCCAAAAAGTATCAAACATAGAGTGGCAGAAGTCCTGCAGCTTGTAGGGTTGGAAGACAAAGCGAAAATGATCCCAAGTGAATTATCAGGGGGAGAGCAACAGCGTGTGGCAATTGCGCGGGCTATTGTAAATAACCCGAAGGTAGTCATAGCGGACGAGCCGACAGGAAACCTGGATCCGGATACTTCTTGGGGAATTATGCAGGTTTTAGATGATATTAATTCAAAAGGTACAACTGTCATCATGGCAACTCACAGTAAACATATTGTTAATACAATTAAACGCCGTGTCATTGCAATAGAAGATGGAAATGTTGTACGAGATCAACAGCGGGGTGACTACGGCTATGAAGTATAG
- a CDS encoding PDZ domain-containing protein yields MESWLIELAKGIGKFFLNPALYWFLFILTMASYFRIKRERYDFGIKIYPKFMEWHQTWLVSLISGILISAVMIGVGMVFSYETLLVLALSFVILSISTRFTLLSPSYTLGLTFLLLFFAPYILDIQNVLDYSLLYGRSLPALAVLAGLLLFVESLLIKRIEKQDVFPSIQLSDRGAWVGAQQLKRLTVVPLLMLVPEGAITSFAPWWPYLSIGESSLGLVLIPFLIGFNYKAKGHFHQEAIYKLAKANTFLAIGILLIAVSGVFVPYLSLAAIILAIIGKEYLNYRYREGDRLRRPYYQPHAKGLRVVGILPGSPADRLEIEIGEVIYRVGGRNVQTPQTFYEALQGSGAYIKMEVLNRDEEVRFVQCSLYEGEHHSLGFQFAEEPFKARRERKNNAS; encoded by the coding sequence GTGGAATCATGGCTTATTGAATTGGCAAAAGGCATAGGCAAATTTTTTCTGAATCCGGCATTATACTGGTTTTTATTTATATTAACGATGGCAAGTTATTTTCGTATTAAACGCGAGCGGTATGATTTCGGGATAAAAATATATCCCAAGTTTATGGAATGGCACCAGACTTGGCTTGTTTCATTAATCAGCGGTATATTAATATCTGCTGTTATGATTGGTGTCGGGATGGTATTCTCTTATGAGACCCTTCTCGTATTAGCTCTTAGTTTTGTTATTTTAAGTATCAGTACGCGTTTTACATTACTTTCCCCCAGCTATACATTGGGGCTGACGTTTCTTCTTTTATTTTTTGCACCATATATATTGGACATACAAAATGTTTTGGACTACTCCTTGCTTTATGGGCGGAGCCTTCCAGCGTTAGCAGTGCTGGCAGGGTTACTTCTTTTTGTAGAGTCATTATTGATTAAACGGATAGAAAAACAGGATGTGTTTCCAAGCATTCAATTGAGTGACCGCGGAGCCTGGGTAGGTGCACAGCAGCTGAAGCGATTAACGGTTGTACCGTTGCTGATGCTTGTTCCGGAAGGGGCAATTACTTCTTTTGCGCCCTGGTGGCCTTATTTATCCATTGGTGAATCTTCTTTGGGATTGGTGCTTATTCCTTTCTTGATTGGCTTTAACTATAAAGCCAAAGGGCATTTTCACCAGGAAGCTATCTATAAACTGGCTAAGGCAAATACATTTTTAGCAATTGGTATTTTACTAATTGCTGTCAGCGGCGTATTTGTTCCATATCTTTCTCTTGCTGCCATCATACTGGCGATAATTGGAAAGGAATATTTGAATTATCGTTATCGAGAAGGCGACCGTTTACGCAGACCGTATTACCAGCCGCATGCAAAAGGGTTACGGGTTGTCGGTATTTTACCGGGAAGTCCTGCAGACAGATTGGAAATAGAAATTGGTGAAGTTATTTACCGGGTTGGCGGAAGAAATGTGCAAACTCCTCAGACTTTTTATGAAGCGTTGCAGGGAAGCGGAGCTTATATTAAAATGGAAGTATTGAACCGGGACGAAGAAGTCCGCTTTGTACAGTGTTCCCTTTATGAAGGAGAACATCATTCTTTAGGGTTTCAGTTTGCAGAAGAGCCCTTTAAAGCAAGAAGAGAAAGAAAGAATAACGCATCTTAA